The genomic segment AGAAACAAAGCAGCAAAAGTAATAAACGTTTGAGTCGACTCTGGGTTGAACTTCTTGCTTCTGGTTCCAACAACCAGACTTTTTCTAACGGAAACTTTAAACACTACAAACTAGTTGCTGCTGCTAGTTAGCCGGCATGCTAACAGGAACCGGTGACAGTTGCTAAGCTGTGATTGGAGAGTGACTGTTAGGGGCGGGGTTTAGTTGAAAACGTTGGTGAAGGTTACGTCAGGAAATCTGCTTCTTCTCCGTCACCATCTTAGAAAACATCTGTTTTCCACAAAGTGAACTTCCTGTATAACACAGACATGTTGTTGTGctactgattaaacaaaatACCCTAAACCCTTAAGATAAATCGTTCTGTTGGTGTTGATCTTCCTGAAGTTCTGTCGTAGGATTATTTcagtgaaaacagttttttttgtgattaAAATCCTTAAATATGCTGATATAAAAGAAATAGGAACAGATTTGCATTTTAATCATTAGTTTAACGTTTGGACCTTTAGTTCAAAATGTAGTTTATGTTTCTTGGGTAAAATGATTTGTTGAATATAGACGTTGAACACGTGGCTAATGTGGAGGAATCATCTGCATGTCTCCGGTTTCTAGAACAAAATCAatgtcagtgtttttctgtgtagagataaataaatagatcagATTTAAAGTTTCCTGGTGACACGTCGTCAGGTTGAATCTGAACCTGAAGCAGTTTTGCCAAAATGAGTCTCGTGACGTTTGTTCTACAAACATTATTGGAAGTGACTGAAACTgtgaagaggaaataaaaaccaGACGTAAAGTTTATGAAAAAGACTTGAGTGTTTTATTACAGAGTCCCGGTGTCGTAACCATCTCACTCATCAGGAGCTTCATCGTTTTCTCAGCAGCTATTTTGTTAATGAACCTGATTAGACTGATTTTCATATATTTGGCTTAAAATGATCATTACGTTTATAAAGATTTCATAAACTCAGAGACAATCTGAAAAAGGAATGATTGTACAGATCTGCACGCAGGAAATACTCATATTTAAACAGGTTACTGCCCAGAAGCTtaataatattgtatttcttTAACACAATTATCACTATAATTTATATCAtgtagcatttatttattatgtacTTATATATATAGAATTACAGTAATTTATTCCATCAGTTTAATGTCGTAAACACTCCTGTCCATCAGTACCAACTGTCGTTTGTACAGCAGATTGTATTTCTAATATGTGTAATTGGACTTAATcgtaatatatattttgtagtAGTCAAAGTTAATGTGAAAAAGACTTTTATATTTCCCATGTAAGAAGAAATGAGAATCCTACATCGTGTCCCTGGTGTCAGACGGTGACTGCAGAGGTTCCGATAAAGATGGTTTACAGAAGTTAATGGTTCCAGATGTGAACTGGGACTGAAGGAGTTTCTGTTCAGATGAACTCATTTAAGAAACTTTGGTTCTattcagacaaaacaagacCTTTAACCCCTTAAAAGATCAAAGGTAGAAACACTCCACTGCCTCAGATGATCTGCTCTGTTAAATAAACCTCACTTCACATCTTCATCCGATTGGACCGTGCTTCCTTCTGACTGGCTAAGCCCCGCCCCTTGGTTCACGTCCTTGTGCTCGGCCAGGTTCAACATGGAGGACAACGTACAAagacaatgaaataaataaactgtgtttATCTTGTGTGAGTTGAGGTCGTCAGTCAACATCCAACACTGGAAATGTTTGTAGAACAATAGCAATTCCCTCAaagtgctaagctaagctaaactTCTTTTGGATCCTGATATGTTTtagtccagcagggggcgactggATGGATGTGATCGATGCTAATCGTTAACAAGTTACTATTGAGATGAAACAATAAATGAAGCTCACGTTAGCTTGGTGTAGCTTGTTAGCTAATGAGTGAATGCTGTTGGAAGGCCTTTAAATCCTCAGTGTTTAGGAAGTGACCCTGACGCTCACCTGACTGGTTTCACTAACGAGGATTCAGCTCGTCTTGCTATGAGAAGCCTTATCTCTCTCACCACTTGGGGGCGCCAGAGTGAAACCTCCTGCACTCGCCCAGCTCGCTGTCCCGTCATCCGAAGGCGTTTCCGTTGCGATTGGCCTGAGCGGCGAGCTGCTTCCTGCTGGGGCCGGGGGGGCGGGCCCGGCTGAAGATGGTGTCCTGGTCGCTGTCCAGCTCCGACTCGGACATCATCAGGCTGGAGTTGTGCTCGGTGCTCCGGTGCTTGATGCCTGCACAGAGGAACCAGTTCACTCCTACTCACGCTTCTGCTCTCACACAGATTCACTTGAACTAGAACTGTCAGCTGATTTATTATCAACATCATGCGTGACAAGATCTATGATCTAAAATGTCACAGTTtgataagaaataataataattagggcTGCCAAaattgctcaattttcaaccgtttttttaaaggtttggtttgttataaacgtcagagatgtagctataacactgcatacttatgaataattatgttatttttctaaacaatataataatttatgcagtgtcataacttaatctctgacgtttataacaaaccaaacagtttaaaaatcggttgaaaattgagcaagttatggttatttaccactaccaacacaatgttatgggtgagtgagccgccctcagcaagatggccgccatgtggtgacgttcgactccattggctgaggcatctagccttatatatgtctaCGGTCTTATCCCCCTGTGTTTGGCTGCAGCTCGGTGCTCCGACaggcgttaatctatgagattattgtgcccgagattaatgcgataaaatattttaatgcagttaacgcaactttgtttacttccggtgaAGAAGATTCAGCTCCTCGAGTCTTTGttgaatgtcagttcagtttaccaaggccacttgttatgctgttgtgtgtgttgttcaatgttaaagatgacagtaccaatggtgtctcaaatacattactttttttaccttttactaatctggatgtttcaatgaagaaagaagcagtgttattgtttccaaggacattggaaatattttcagctggtttttaaaaatattttgttacacaatttatcatacatgatatttaacgacctggctgccactctataggtaggtgttataggcctgagcctctttgaaaacacagcattgtataaaatacaggctgtctgaagtgatgaCTCGTtcatttataagatttagtctttagaagaaagacaaacttttaatcgcgattaatctagattaatgaatttcaaaatgtgagattaattagttaattttttttaatctattgacagcccttataataatacatttatccAACACTTTTCTAACAAAAGGTGAAAGAAGGTACGAGGAGGTCGAACGGGATTTGTGTGATCccaggttgacctctgaccttcccactgtaaaggaaatataacaattgaccataataaaatgtttatttcccctttgattgatcatgttTGAATCTCTACACATTGTAACCtaaatgtttcctttctttgatcctgtttttcctgtagaaactgaatgtttattCGTCTGCTTGTTCTCCTTGATCTTGCTGCTCTTCCTGTACCACATTGTGTATTGGCTTTATTGCTTTCAactaggcattgttgtattcgtgtgatcaaaggatctcaacctttgactgtttaacacaccccctccagagtgggaggggttagccGAAGGTATAAAGTAAATGACctgttttctatctgtgtgCATATTACAATCTGAACTCTGTtgtatgcaccatgctctgagcattaaagtgtgacaatactgtaagagaactttgtgtctcgtttcctcgttggtagtgggatgTAGAAGTTGCCACGACACCACTCACTGAACTTGGGTCTGAGCTCCATCCTCTCCTGCTCGTCCATGTTGTCCAGGATGGTGTACCTGGTTTTCCTCCTCACTCGGGTCCGGCTCCTCCTGAACACACAGATCAACCAGCGTCAGCTTCATTCCTCACAGACGCAGAGTGGAGATGTGCGTTGACCTCTTGACCTCTTGCAGCAGCAGACGAAGGTCCAGCTGACGGACAGGATGACGCCCATGAGCAGGAAACTGGTCAGGACCACGTACAGCACCCGCCACTCTGACCGGAGGAGCACAGACACGCATCACGttcaatgaacaaacaaacatttacataatATTTTACTACAACAccaaaatgttttcagtttaatttattaataatcAGAGTTACCACAGTTGCTTTCTCCGTCACCAAGGTAACGGCGGATCACGTTCTCCGTCCAGAACGGGTCACATGAGCAGTCCTTGGTGACCGGGTCGCACTGGCCACGCCCCGAACAGGGGAGGAGACACACTGAAGCAACACGGACACACAATCACTGGGGTCTGCTACTACACAACACTAATGTTTTAAGAGCTAAGAATAAATGTGAATCTGTCAAAACAACAcgttcttcatcatcatctgtaATTCAGTGTAAAGTTTgataaatctgtatttttatcaATTTGATCAGAATCATATTTTCTATTAAAAGCTTCTCAGAGAAGAATCCTCACTCACACACGGTGTCGACTCTCAGGACTCGGAACAGCAGGTAGTCGCTcttgtctctgagcagctggtTCCTGAGCAGACTCACGATCCTGGAGCCAGAGAGACGCCCCCCCGAGGGCCCCCCCACCGAGGGCTGCCCCCCCGAGGGCCCGCCCCCCGAGGGCCCGCCCACCGAGAGCCGGAGCACCgagctgcagccaatcacagggggATAAGACCGtagacatatataaggctagatgcctcggccaatggagtcgaacgtcaccacatggcggccatcttgctgagggcggctggctcacccataacattgtgttgtagtggtgcgtactttttaaataaccataacttgctcaattttcaaccgatttttaaactgtttggtttgttataaacgtcagagatgtagttatgacactgcataaattattaaattgtttagaaaaataacataattattcataagtatgcagtgtcatagctacatctctgacgtcaGTGAaacagtcagtgaaccagtcagtgaaccagtcagtcagtgaaacagtcagtgaaccagtcagtgaaccagtcagtcagtgaaccagtcagtcagtgaaccagtcagtgaaccagtcagtgaaccagtcagtgaaccagtcagtcagtgaagcagtcagtgaaccagtcagtcagtgaaccagtcagtcagtgaaccagtcagtgaaccagtcagtgaaccagtcagtcagtgaaccagtcagtaaccagtcagtgaaccagtcagtgaaccagtcagtcagtgaaccagtcagtgaaccagtcagtcagtgaaccagtcagtgaaccagtcagtgaaccagtcagtcagtgaaccagtcagtaaccagtcagtgaaccagtcagtgaaccagtcagtcagtgaaccagtcagtgaaccagtcagtgaaccagtcagtcagtgaaccagtcagtaaccagtcagtgaaccagtcagtgaaccagtcagtcagtgaaccagtcagtgaaccagtcagtcagtgaaccagtcagtgaaccagtcagtcagtgaaccagtcagtgaaccagtcagtcagtgaaccagtcagtgaaccagtcagtcagtgaaccagtcagtcagtgaaccagtcagtgaaccagtcagtgaaccagtcagtgaaccagtcagtgaaccagtcagtcagtgaaccagtcagtcagtgaaccagtcagtgaaccagtcagtaaccagtcagtgaaccagtcagtgaaccagtcggtcagtgaaccagtcagtgaaccagtcagtgaaccagtcagtcagtgaaccagtgggtcggtgaaccagtcagtgaaccagtcagtgaaccagtcagtcagtgaaccagtcagtcagtgaaccagtcagtgaagcagtcagtgaaccagtcagtgaaccagtcagtcagtgaaccagtcagtgaaccagtcagtgaaccagtaaGTAACCAGTcggtcagtgaaccagtcagtgaaccagtcagtgaaccagtcagtaaccagtcagtcagtgaaccagtcagtgaaccagtcagtgaaccagtcagtgaaccagtcagtgaaccagtcagtcagtgaaccagtcagtcagtgaaccagtcagtgaaccagtcagtgaaccagtcagtgaaccagtcagtcagtgaaccagtcagtgaaccagtcagtgaaccagtcagtgaaccagtcagtgaaccagtcagtgaaccagtcagtgaaccagtcagtgaaccagtcagtcagtgaaccagtcagtgaaccagtcagtgaaccagtcagtgaagcagtcagtgaaccagtcagtgaaccagtcagtcagtgaaccagtcagtgaagcagtcagtgaaccagtcagtgaaccagtcagtgaaccagtcagtgaaccagtcagtcagtgaaccagtcagtgaaccagtcagtgaaccagtcagtgaaccagtcagtgaaccagtcagtgaaccagtcagtcagtgaagcagtcagtgaaccagtcagtcagtgaaccagtcagtcagtgaaccagtcagtgaaccagtcagtgaaccagtcagtcagtgaaccagtcagtaaccagtcagtgaaccagtcagtgaaccagtcagtcagtgaaccagtcagtgaaccagtcagtcagtgaaccagtcagtgaaccagtcagtgaaccagtcagtcagtgaaccagtcagtaaccagtcagtgaaccagtcagtgaaccagtcagtcagtgaaccagtcagtgaaccagtcagtgaaccagtcagtcagtgaaccagtcagtaaccagtcagtgaaccagtcagtgaaccagtcagtcagtgaaccagtcagtgaaccagtcagtcagtgaaccagtcagtgaaccagtcagtcagtgaaccagtcagtgaaccagtcagtcagtgaaccagtcagtgaaccagtcagtcagtgaaccagtcagtcagtgaaccagtcagtgaaccagtcagtgaaccagtcagtgaaccagtcagtgaaccagtcagtcagtgaaccagtcagtcagtgaaccagtcagtgaaccagtcagtaaccagtcagtgaaccagtcagtgaaccagtcggtcagtgaaccagtcagtgaaccagtcagtgaaccagtcagtcagtgaaccagtgggtcggtgaaccagtcagtgaaccagtcagtgaaccagtcagtcagtgaaccagtcagtcagtgaaccagtcagtgaagcagtcagtgaaccagtcagtgaaccagtcagtcagtgaaccagtcagtgaaccagtcagtgaaccagtcagtgaaccagtcagtgaaccagtcagtgaaccagtcagtgaaccagtcagtgaaccagtcagtgaaccagtaaGTAACCAGTcggtcagtgaaccagtcagtgaaccagtcagtgaaccagtcagtaaccagtcagtcagtgaaccagtcagtgaaccagtcagtgaaccagtcagtgaaccagtcagtgaaccagtcagtcagtgaaccagtcagtcagtgaaccagtcagtgaaccagtcagtgaaccagtcagtgaaccagtcagtcagtgaaccagtcagtgaaccagtcagtgaaccagtcagtgaaccagtcagtgaaccagtcagtgaaccagtcagtgaaccagtcagtgaaccagtcagtcagtgaaccagtcagtgaaccagtcagtgaaccagtcagtgaagcagtcagtgaaccagtcagtgaaccagtcagtcagtgaaccagtcagtgaagcagtcagtgaaccagtcagtgaaccagtcagtgaaccagtcagtgaaccagtcagtcagtgaaccagtcagtgaaccagtcagtcagtgaaccagtcagtgaaccagtcagtcagtgaaccagtcagtgaaccagtcagtgaaccagtcagtgaaccagtcagtcagtgaaccagtcagtcagtgaaccagtcagtgaaccagtcagtgaaccagtcaatGAACCAGTcggtcagtgaaccagtcagtgaaccagtcagtgaaccagtcagtgaaccagtcagtgaaccagtcagtgaaccagtcagtcagtgaaccagtcagtcagtgaaccagtcagtgaaccagtcagtaaccagtcagtgaaccagtcagtgaaccagtcggtcagtgaaccagtcagtgaaccagtcagtgaaccagtcagtcagtgaaccagtcagtcagtgaaccagtcagtgaaccagtcagtcagtgaaccagtcagtgaaccagtcagtgaaccagtcagtaaccagtcagtgaaccagtcagtgaaccagtcagtgaaccagtcagtgaaccagtcggtcagtgaaccagtcagtgaaccagtcagtgaaccagtcagtgaaccagtcagtcagtgaaccagtcattgaaccagtcagtgaaccagtcagtgaaccagtcagtgaaccagtcagtgaaccagtcagtcagtgaaccagtcagtgaaccagtcagtcagtgaaccagtcagtgagtgaaccagtcagtgaaccagtcagtgaaccagtcagtgaaccagtcagtgaaccagtcggtcagtgaaccagtcagtgaaccagtcagtgaaccagtcagtcagtgaaccagtcagtgaaccagtcagtgaaccagtcagtgaaccagtcagtgaaccagtcggtcagtgaaccagtcagtgaaccagtcagtcagtgaaccagtcagtgaaccagtcagtgaaccagtcagtgaaccagtcagtgaaccagtcagtgaaccagtcagtgaaccagtcagtaaCCAGTcggtcagtgaaccagtcagtgaaccagtcagtgaaccagtcagtaaccagtcagtcagtgaaccagtcagtgaaccagtcagtgaaccagtcagtgaaccagtcagtgaaccagtcaggaACCAGTGGGTCGGTACCTGAGGTGGGAGTGTCCCTGCAGCGCTCGGACCTGGATGTCTCCGTCGAGGACGTGCAGCAGAGCGGCGAGCTGCCGGACGACCGTGTCTCTCTGAGACAAACTCACCTGAGACACTGACACCagcatctccagctccacctcctcccccccgcccgGGTCTACGGAGACACAGGAGGGACAAACTTGAAACACGAGGACAGCTGGCAgcgcccccccggccccccccggCCCTCAGTCCTCGCTCTGGTCCCACCTGGTCGGACCTCCACCGTGGCCGTGGCCGTGCTGGAGCGCCCCTGGGCGTCGGCCACCCGCAGCTGGAACAGGTAGGTTCCTTCCACCAGGTTGGCGAGGCACAGAGCGGCCTGCGTCTCCGAGCCGTACAGGacgtcctgcacacacacacaggtgagacgGACTGAATCTAGTTTATGATCTATGATCTATAATCTATAATCTATAATCTGATCTGAGTCTCTGGACTGACCCCGGCAGCAGGACTCTGGCGGTCCCTGACCCAGAGGAACTGGACCCGGGTCTGGTCTCCGTCGGTGACGGATCCTCGCAGGACGAGCGAGTTGTTGGGCAGAGTCAACGTGTGGCTGCCGCTGGCGTGAGCGACGGGAGGAAGAcgagcggctgcaggaggaagaaccacagaagaagaatcaACGCGCTGCTGATTCCGATCAGAAACATACGAGACTCAAACCCACCCTCCTCCACCCTGAAGGTCACCGAGGCGCTGtctgtcgccccctgctggtcggAGACAGTCAGTCGGAAGGTGTAGCGCCCCCCCCGGAGACCTGTTGCCGTGGCGGCCGCCCGGTCGGCGTCCTCCAGCCTCAGCCCGGGGGGGGCgctggagaggaaacaggacgGAAACATCAGAGATTCTTCAAAagattttaaacaaacacaaaacggTGAAATCTTCATTTCACTgcaggttgacctctgacctgaggGCGTCCCAGTGGTAGCTGGCGATGCCGCGGTCGTCCGTGCTGCCGCTGCCATCGAGCAACAAGCTGCCAAGCGGGAGGAACAACTTCCTGTCAGGACCTACGACCGCCACCGGGGCGCGGTTTGACCCGACGACCTCCGACTCTGAACAAATCACAAAAGAGATGTCGATGGtttttataaatttaaaaaaatgttgttagTTGATTTAacagaaagttttttttttaccagactCAGCAGAGAGGGGGGtcgtggtggggggggcggggctggTGCTGAGAGGTGAGGTGGCGGTCGGGGGGTGGGGCATGGTGggcggagctgcagctgctgctgacgtCATCACGACATCTGTGGATCAGAAACaagtcatttaaatattaaaaatcaataataaaataatactgTGATACTTTAATTAATACCCTGTTATaacgagtgagtgtgtgtgtgtgtgtgtgtgtgtgtgtgtgtgtgtgtgtgtgtgtgtgtgtgtgtgtgtgtgtgtgtgtgtgtgtgtgtgtgtgtaccggtTGTGTGTCCAGGTGTAGACAACGTGAGCAGTGGTGTCGGGGATCGATCTGCAAACAGCGAGCGAAGGAAACAAGCTTCTGTGTTATCACTAAAGCTGTAACAACTTCCTGGAGGATTTTCAACTTAAAAGTCTTCATCATAGTTATAACCATagatataaagactagatgtctcgtctgcgttgccacatggcggccatcttgctagggggcagctcccttacccataacattgtgttggtagtggtaaataaccataacggtctggtttgttataattgtcagagatgtagttatgacactgcataaattattatttttttttagaaaataacataattattcataagtatgcagtgtcataactacatctctgacgtttataataaaccagaccgtttcaaaatcggttgaaaattgagcaagttatggttatttaccaacacgatgttatgggtgagcgagctgccccatagcaagatggccgccatgtgcggacgtccagctccgtcgaacgagacatctagtctttatatatatctatggttatAACGTTGATGTGGTCTGTACCCGTCTGTGTGGTCGTGCTGCTCGGCCAATCAGCTGCGGTCGGGGGTGGAGCTGAGGTCCTTGAATGGTCttgatgggtggagtcagtggTTGATGAGGAAACAGTGCCACCTTGTGTTTTGGTCTGGAAAGAAACGTGCGAAAAAATGTATCACAATTCAAAATAGTTATGAATCCAGGCGAGGAGCTGACATGTATATTAATgttatatatgaataaataaatataagtggATTTAGAGAAGATTCTGAAGTATTAGAAACTGATGTTAGTTTCTGAGTCGGTTCTTCACTCACGGTTTCCTCTGCCGGATCCGTCGGCCTCCGGGTTCcgtcctcgtctcctcggctGAAGTTCCCCCCCGACGAGGCTGGGATCTGAGCCGTcccggtgggggggggcatgtcTGTGCTGTCAGTCCTCTCTGGACCGACGTCTGCTTCTGATTGGTTGAATCCGTCTCTTCCCTTCAGAGACGAATGATGAGTCGACGTTTCTCCGCCTGCCGTCTCCTCCGGGCTTCCCTCGGAACCCCCCAGGTCAAAGAGAGCCAGGTCCTTCAGGTCCTTCAGGACCTCCAGGTCCCCGGGGGCCTCAGAGGGCCGGGACCCCCAGCGGCCGCTGGACGGCTCCCCTCTGACCAGCGACTGAAGCACTAGCGTCTCAGGTGGCGCCCTCCGCAGGAAGGCCAAGGACGAGTCGGCCCCTGGTCTCTCTCGCGGCTGGCAGTTCTCCCTCTGCTGGCAGATCAGGATATAGCAGCGTCCCTGGAACAGCCAGGCCAGATCGTAACCCGGCAGGTCGCAGCACGCCGCCACGCACTGCGGCAGCGTCAGCACGCCGGGGACCCGCAGGACGCCGCTGCTGTCCGCTGCCGGGGACACCACCGCCTGAGAGAAGGTCGCCCCCTGCCAGCACTGAGACGCCATGACAGCTGAAACAAAGTTCTGGTTAATTCGGGATATAAGAaggtgccatctagtggtcaatTATATATTTCACAGACAGTTAGGGTTTGAgcttatgttgtttttttaaatatgtaacatatacttatatttattttgtaaacagaCAAAATTTGAGTTTGTGAATCAGACCAACAGAATAATATCGACAGGTAAATTGTAAAGCTAATAATATTCAAAGAAAATTATTTATGCAAACTTCTATTTGGTAAACTAACATGTTTACATTtggatgatttattattttaatagaAAGAGAGAATCATTTCCTGATGAATGGATATGAAGGATGTGTTACCGTCGACcgagtgaagcagcagcagcagcaacgtTTTCTCCGTCATGTTCAGTCCGAGCGTCTGGAAACTAATCGtgatttaaagaaagaaaatatcaacgtaaaaaatacacaataccGAAACTAGCTTTATATGAAATATGAtgatatacacacatacacagagataTACATCTATACGTGTTAATGAAACTCATTAGGATTGAATAACAACTTGTAACAATTTGATGATAGTATTgatttttatgttgttttttgacGGGTGGTTGATGAAGAAGCTTTTTCAATTTTTTGGAAACTAAAACAGTgggaaaatgtaataattttatacataaataataatttataattaaaatcatAACTATAACTATTAAAAACTTAATTTGTATTCatacaaattattaaattaaactcTTGTTCTTCTCGTGTGTTATAGTGACACACGGGGACACTTTCAGCACCACAGTGCTggacagcgccacctgcagccCCGCCCGGCAGCAGCGGCTCGGTGACAGAAAACAAACGCACTTTGACAAcgacaaaatataattttatataaattatattataaaaaacaGATTCATTCACACATCGTTACAGCTGCTTCATCGGCCTCTTTAAACAGCTGCGGCTAAAAACTCCCTCAGAAATTCTACCACTTTAAGGTTTGATCGCCCTCAGAGAAACGTCTGTGATATTAAACTTAATAACTACAGTAGTTTATGAATCAGAATTAATAACTTTATAATTCGGCTTCAAGTCTTTACACCAAATGTCACGTGGTCGTTTGAAACCTGAGACTTTGTGCGCAGGCGCAACGTGAGACGAGCAGCGTGTCGAATCAAGTTCAGTCAACACTCAAACTCatcatttactgtatatatatatatatttatatatttataatagtATAATGAGAAACATTCATGAGGAATCGCTCTGCGTCGGACCCGTCAGATGAGTCATGTGCTTccgaggctctgattggctgcgaACACTAACACCTcgtttctcttcatctctgaTGTTTAGCGACAAAACGTGAAAAGATGAAAGAAACGGAATCGAACGCACCTGCTGGTCGCTTCCGGTTCTGCTCGGTGCGTCCTGCGGCTCTCAGCCCGGGCTGCGACGCTCTCATCCCGGGTCGGATCCAGGGTCTGACCGGGTCCTAGGAC from the Limanda limanda chromosome 11, fLimLim1.1, whole genome shotgun sequence genome contains:
- the kiaa0319 gene encoding dyslexia-associated protein KIAA0319, producing the protein MTEKTLLLLLLHSVDAVMASQCWQGATFSQAVVSPAADSSGVLRVPGVLTLPQCVAACCDLPGYDLAWLFQGRCYILICQQRENCQPRERPGADSSLAFLRRAPPETLVLQSLVRGEPSSGRWGSRPSEAPGDLEVLKDLKDLALFDLGGSEGSPEETAGGETSTHHSSLKGRDGFNQSEADVGPERTDSTDMPPPTGTAQIPASSGGNFSRGDEDGTRRPTDPAEETTKTQGGTVSSSTTDSTHQDHSRTSAPPPTAADWPSSTTTQTDVVMTSAAAAAPPTMPHPPTATSPLSTSPAPPTTTPLSAESESEVVGSNRAPVAVVGPDRKLFLPLGSLLLDGSGSTDDRGIASYHWDALSAPPGLRLEDADRAAATATGLRGGRYTFRLTVSDQQGATDSASVTFRVEEAARLPPVAHASGSHTLTLPNNSLVLRGSVTDGDQTRVQFLWVRDRQSPAAGDVLYGSETQAALCLANLVEGTYLFQLRVADAQGRSSTATATVEVRPDPGGGEEVELEMLVSVSQVSLSQRDTVVRQLAALLHVLDGDIQVRALQGHSHLSSVLRLSVGGPSGGGPSGGQPSVGGPSGGRLSGSRIVSLLRNQLLRDKSDYLLFRVLRVDTVLCLLPCSGRGQCDPVTKDCSCDPFWTENVIRRYLGDGESNCEWRVLYVVLTSFLLMGVILSVSWTFVCCCKRRSRTRVRRKTRYTILDNMDEQERMELRPKFSIKHRSTEHNSSLMMSESELDSDQDTIFSRARPPGPSRKQLAAQANRNGNAFG